A genomic segment from Nicotiana tabacum cultivar K326 chromosome 7, ASM71507v2, whole genome shotgun sequence encodes:
- the LOC107762405 gene encoding peroxidase N1-like, whose product MSYNPPSKLTMIMVLVMLSMSLTMVQGQGTRVGFYSSTCPRVESIVQSTVKSHFQSDQTLAPGLLRLHFHDCFIQGCDGSILVDGSDAEKNAPENGGLRGFEVIDDAKKQIEAVCPGVVSCADILALAARDAVVLTNGASWAVPMGRRDGRVSSASDVNNFPSPSDSVDVQKQKFADKGLTTQDLVTLLGGHTIGTTACFFFSDRLYNFNGTGRPDPSIDPTFLPQLKSMCPNGSGSSNRVALDNGSEKSFDNSWFSNLRNGRGILESDQLLWTDSSTNTFVQRFLGVRGLLGLTFSVEFGKSMVKMSNIGVKTGSDGEIRKVCSAFN is encoded by the exons ATGAGTTATAATCCCCCCAGCAAACTAACCATGATTATGGTTCTTGTCATGCTATCCATGTCTCTGACTATGGTACAAGGCCAAGGGACTCGTGTTGGATTTTATTCTAGTACGTGCCCTAGAGTCGAATCCATCGTTCAATCAACAGTGAAGTCTCATTTTCAGTCTGATCAAACGTTGGCACCAGGACTGCTGAGATTGCACTTCCACGATTGTTTTATACAAGGTTGTGATGGTTCTATCCTCGTTGATGGTTCAGACGCTGAGAAAAATGCCCCCGAGAATGGCGGGTTGAGAGGATTCGAGGTTATTGACGATGCTAAGAAACAGATTGAAGCTGTTTGTCCTGGAGTTGTCTCTTGTGCTGACATTCTCGCTCTTGCTGCCCGTGATGCTGTTGTCTTG ACCAACGGGGCAAGTTGGGCTGTACCAATGGGACGAAGAGATGGGCGAGTTTCATCAGCATCTGATGTTAATAACTTTCCAAGTCCTTCTGATTCCGTTGATGTTCAAAAGCAAAAGTTTGCTGATAAGGGTCTCACCACTCAAGATCTTGTCACCCTTCTTG GTGGGCACACTATTGGAACAACAGCTTGCTTTTTCTTCAGCGACAGGCTATATAACTTCAACGGCACTGGTCGTCCTGACCCATCCATAGACCCAACCTTCCTTCCTCAACTTAAATCAATGTGCCCTAATGGCAGCGGTAGCTCGAACCGAGTGGCACTAGACAATGGCAGTGAGAAGAGTTTTGACAACTCATGGTTCTCCAACCTGAGGAATGGTCGCGGAATTCTGGAATCAGACCAGCTGCTATGGACCGATAGTTCCACCAACACTTTCGTCCAAAGGTTCTTGGGTGTGAGGGGATTGCTTGGGTTGACATTCAGCGTGGAGTTTGGCAAGTCCATGGTTAAAATGAGTAATATTGGTGTTAAGACTGGTTCTGATGGTGAAATTCGTAAAGTTTGCTCTGCCTTTAACTGA
- the LOC142162217 gene encoding uncharacterized protein LOC142162217 encodes MRTIGCLCFAKTIGEGDKFAARSVGVVLMGYSSSQKAYRLYNISNNSFFVRRDVKFMEHIFPFQLLKKGKLQLFPNGVLDSPVVDHNDVASTKNDVVLGSGRPPDEGLVFPEAKSIQMHKHCHHISVSIEDKQSYPLLFSEQTTLNNANIQLRKLARTAKEPVWMHDYVCNGSLIGSVEKHLCKYPMQSYISHADVSAKYQSYLSNITNIREPLSYEEVATDPKWIEAMHQELAALKDNDTWTLVDLPI; translated from the coding sequence ATGAGAACTATAGGTTGCTTGTGTTTTGCTAAAACAATAGGAGAAGGAGATAAATTTGCAGCCAGATCAGTTGGAGTTGTATTGATGGGATATTCATCATCCCAAAAAGCTTACAGATTATATAATATCTCAAATAACTCTTTCTTTGTTAGAAGGGATGTCAAATTTATGGAACACATATTCCCTTTCCAGCTGTTAAAGAAAGGGAAATTACAGTTATTCCCTAATGGTGTATTAGATTCTCCAGTTGTTGATCACAATGATGTAGCCTCAACTAAAAATGATGTTGTCCTAGGCTCAGGAAGGCCACCAGATGAGGGACTTGTTTTTCCAGAAGCAAAATCTATTCAGATGCACAAACATTGTCACCATATTTCAGTGTCTATTGAAGATAAACAGTCTTATCCATTGCTCTTTTCAGAACAAACCACACTCAATAATGCAAATATTCAGCTTAGAAAATTAGCTAGGACTGCCAAAGAACCTGTGTGGATGCATGATTATGTCTGTAATGGCTCTTTGATAGGTTCTGTTGAGAAGCATCTTTGCAAGTACCCTATGCAAAGCTATATCAGTCATGCAGACGTCTCAGCTAAATATCAGTCTTACCTATCCAATATTACCAACATCAGGGAACCTTTGAGCTATGAGGAAGTTGCAACTGATCCCAAATGGATTGAAGCAATGCATCAAGAACTGGCTGCACTCAAAGATAATGACACTTGGACCCTGGTTGACTTGCCAATATGA